The Neofelis nebulosa isolate mNeoNeb1 chromosome 16, mNeoNeb1.pri, whole genome shotgun sequence genome includes a window with the following:
- the KRT27 gene encoding keratin, type I cytoskeletal 27: MSVRFSSASRRLGSSGGVGFGAANACGVPGIGSGFSCAFGGSSPAGGYGGGLGAGTASCTAFMGNEHGLLSGNEKVTMQNLNDRLASYLENVRALEEANADLEQKIKGWYEKFGPGSCRGLDHDYSRYFPIIDDLRNQIISVTTSNANIILQNDNARLTADDFRLKFENEQALHQSVDADVSGLRRVLDELTLCRTDLEIQLETLSEELAYLKKNHEEEMKALQCAAGGNVNVEMNAAPGVDLTVLLNNMRAEYEDLAEQNRRDAEAWFNEKSASLQQQISDDAGATTSARNELTEMKRTLQTLEIELQSLLAMKQSLECSLTETEGNYCTQLAQIQAQIGALEEQLHQVRTETEGQKLEYEQLLDIKVHLEKEIETYCRLIDGEDGSCVKSKGYEGPGNQRKDSSKTTMVKTIVEEIDPRGKVLSSRVHTVEEKSTKANNIKSEQRVPS; encoded by the exons ATGTCTGTGCGCTTTTCTTCTGCATCCAGACGGCTTGGCTCTAGCGGGGGAGTGGGCTTTGGGGCTGCAAATGCATGTGGTGTGCCAGGCATTGGAAGTGGCTTCTCTTGCGCTTTTGGGGGCAGCTCACCTGCAGGAGGCTATGGCGGAGGGCTCGGAGCGGGGACGGCCTCTTGTACTGCCTTCATGGGGAACGAACACGGCCTCCTGTCGGGCAACGAGAAGGTGACCATGCAGAACCTCAACGACCGGCTGGCCTCCTACCTGGAGAATGTGCGTGCCCTGGAGGAGGCCAACGCCGACCTGGAGCAGAAGATCAAGGGCTGGTATGAGAAATTTGGGCCTGGTTCCTGCCGTGGTCTTGATCATGATTACAGCAGATACTTCCCAATAATTGATGACCTCAGGAACCAG ATAATTTCTGTAACTACCAGTAATGCCAATATTATCCTGCAAAACGATAACGCAAGACTAACGGCTGATGACTTCAGGCTAAA GTTTGAAAACGAACAGGCCCTTCACCAGAGCGTTGACGCGGACGTCAGTGGTTTGCGCAGGGTCCTGGATGAGCTGACTCTGTGCAGAACGGACCTAGAGATCCAGCTGGAAACTCTGAGCGAGGAGCTGGCTTACCTCAAGAAGAATCACGAGGAG GAAATGAAGGCCCTGCAGTGCGCGGCGGGCGGGAACGTGAACGTGGAGATGAACGCGGCGCCCGGGGTGGACCTCACGGTCCTGCTGAACAACATGCGGGCCGAGTACGAAGACCTGGCCGAGCAGAACCGCAGGGACGCGGAGGCCTGGTTCAACGAGAAG AGCGCTTCGCTGCAGCAGCAGATTTCCGACGATGCTGGTGCCACCACCTCAGCTCGGAATGAGCTTACGGAAATGAAACGTACTCTTCAGACTCTGGAGATTGAACTTCAGTCCCTCTTAGCAATG AAACAGTCCCTGGAGTGCTCCCTGACCGAGACCGAAGGGAACTACTGCACGCAGCTCGCCCAGATCCAGGCTCAGATCGGGGCCCTGGAAGAACAGCTGCACCAGGTCCGAACCGAGACGGAGGGCCAGAAACTGGAGTACGAGCAGCTGCTCGACATCAAGGTCCACctagaaaaggaaattgagaccTACTGCCGCCTGATAGATGGAGAGGATGG CTCTTGTGTTAAATCAAAAGGCTATGAAggaccaggaaatcaaagaaaag ACTCATCTAAAACCACCATGGTTAAAACGATTGTTGAAGAAATAGATCCTCGTGGCAAAGTTCTCTCATCCAGAGTTCACACTGTGGAAGAGAAATCCACGAAAGCCAACAACATAAAGAGTGAACAGAGGGTGCCTTCCTGA